Proteins from a genomic interval of Deinococcus aetherius:
- a CDS encoding HU family DNA-binding protein, with product MRTVTKTSKKAPANKPAATPAEPAGQVESGTPGKVTKTTLVDAVVTQTGLTKKQADGAVDAALGAVADALRQGQSVGLPGVGTLSVKATAARSGVRPGTTERIEIPAGKKVAFKVASTLKDSLR from the coding sequence ATGCGAACCGTGACCAAAACATCGAAGAAGGCCCCCGCGAACAAGCCCGCCGCCACCCCTGCCGAGCCCGCCGGGCAGGTGGAGTCCGGCACGCCGGGCAAGGTCACCAAGACCACGCTCGTCGACGCCGTGGTGACCCAGACCGGCCTCACGAAGAAGCAGGCGGACGGGGCCGTCGACGCAGCCCTGGGCGCCGTCGCGGACGCCCTGCGACAGGGACAGTCGGTGGGCCTACCGGGCGTCGGGACCCTCAGCGTGAAGGCCACCGCCGCCCGCAGCGGCGTCCGGCCGGGGACCACCGAACGCATCGAGATCCCCGCCGGAAAGAAGGTCGCGTTCAAGGTGGCGAGCACACTCAAGGATTCTCTGCGATGA
- a CDS encoding DUF3800 domain-containing protein produces MHVYIDESEMLGDIALGAVVVPDRHRYTVERRLSDLRRRVLREMRTLGYPILDPALAAADRTSRQRTERARLAAGGLPELHAAELWTGDEVFWMERDGTERLFERHLKWLRAALALVGEFDITYRINYLSAEAQALHQSGAPETDLYAYLGSFLTRDVSPKRLRQLQNDVFVRLLFALMQDLDLESQQGGWRCAVTCDRGKRNEIFKSFQTFETLKKYGYWKNMTAPDFQESHENPLIQLADIVTYVHTKANALPEGHRHKEVAVRMYLRYLKRAWVITPHDRPSSSFLDAGSYRHSGTSAMLIELALLHSGGSAATLEERRRRLGAWIEQNLGPASPNVQGPHRTRRGPQ; encoded by the coding sequence ATGCACGTCTACATAGACGAATCCGAGATGCTGGGGGACATCGCCCTGGGTGCCGTCGTGGTGCCCGACAGGCACCGGTATACCGTCGAGCGCAGGCTCAGCGACCTGCGTCGGCGGGTCCTGCGGGAGATGCGGACGCTGGGCTACCCCATCCTCGATCCTGCCCTGGCGGCCGCGGACAGGACCTCCCGGCAACGGACCGAGCGCGCTCGTCTGGCCGCCGGCGGACTCCCGGAACTCCACGCCGCCGAACTCTGGACGGGCGACGAGGTGTTCTGGATGGAGCGCGACGGCACCGAGCGGTTGTTCGAGCGGCATCTGAAATGGCTGCGCGCGGCCCTGGCGTTGGTCGGGGAATTCGACATCACCTACCGCATCAACTATCTCAGTGCTGAGGCGCAGGCCCTGCACCAATCGGGGGCTCCCGAGACGGACCTGTACGCGTACCTGGGGTCTTTCCTCACCCGGGACGTGTCGCCGAAGCGGCTTCGGCAGCTCCAGAACGACGTGTTCGTCCGACTGCTCTTCGCGCTGATGCAGGACCTCGACCTGGAGTCCCAGCAGGGCGGCTGGCGCTGCGCCGTGACCTGCGACCGGGGCAAGCGCAACGAGATTTTCAAGAGCTTCCAGACCTTCGAGACCCTCAAGAAATACGGGTACTGGAAGAACATGACCGCGCCGGATTTCCAGGAGAGTCACGAGAACCCGCTGATCCAGCTCGCCGACATCGTCACGTACGTTCACACCAAGGCCAACGCCCTTCCCGAGGGACACCGGCACAAGGAGGTGGCCGTGCGGATGTACCTGCGGTACCTCAAACGTGCCTGGGTGATCACCCCCCACGACCGGCCCTCTTCGAGCTTCCTGGACGCCGGCAGCTACCGGCACTCCGGTACCTCGGCAATGCTGATCGAGCTGGCCCTCCTCCACTCCGGGGGCTCGGCGGCGACGCTCGAGGAACGCCGCAGGCGACTGGGCGCATGGATCGAGCAAAACCTCGGACC